Proteins from one Microscilla marina ATCC 23134 genomic window:
- a CDS encoding tetratricopeptide repeat protein, which yields MDTPLLMDNIPDFDIIADKREKIEAICEFCDYHRNAYPDASYKWAQKGYQLSKDLGFREGEVRCLKNIGYHHWHLSQVSLALKELNQCKQLMDKIAYYDQWGEVTMMKAMIWWSEGKYERAMGIVYDGIQLLEAKKMTKPQGWAYWALGVFNYDLKNYDKSLRCYGRALEIFNCCEPYNVDAESWCLLGLSTVYRAKSDTTQTWYYLHKAEQVSTLYNQWMQIAQVHYEMGHLLFEESKFEEAEDAFCESYQIREKYQFKPAMVSCLMAISDVKVQQNQPYEAMDCLQKALEIATETNTRAKLYKCHKKIAELYKSQQNYKEAYYHIELFYQIHSEIAGGETSSNLNMLEAKFTSEKVAREKEIHRLKHVELKHAHDAISKKNKEILASINYAQRIQQAILPPLDNIRQRLPQSFILFQPRDIVSGDFYWFKETEDKIFIAAIDCTGHGVPGAFMSMIGNELLHKIISDYHITQVDQVLDAMNVNIRKALKQKDTHNTDGMEMGLVAIHKQSHTMEFAGARSPLVYIQHNELFQIKGDNMPIGGIKLKRKKHFTRHLINLEHLTTFYLFSDGYQDQFGGENSRQFMITRFRELLLSIHQRPIAEQKQALEEVLADWMQHERQIDDILVIGVRLGA from the coding sequence ATGGACACACCTCTTTTAATGGATAACATACCAGATTTTGATATCATTGCTGACAAGCGTGAAAAAATAGAAGCAATTTGTGAATTTTGCGATTATCATAGGAACGCTTATCCTGATGCTTCGTATAAATGGGCGCAAAAAGGGTATCAACTGTCTAAAGATCTAGGTTTTCGGGAGGGAGAGGTACGCTGTCTCAAAAATATAGGTTATCACCATTGGCATTTGTCTCAAGTTTCGCTTGCGCTAAAAGAACTTAACCAATGCAAACAATTGATGGATAAGATTGCCTATTATGACCAATGGGGTGAGGTGACGATGATGAAGGCAATGATTTGGTGGAGCGAAGGTAAATACGAGCGGGCAATGGGTATAGTGTATGATGGGATACAGTTGCTTGAAGCAAAGAAAATGACCAAACCTCAAGGTTGGGCTTACTGGGCATTGGGAGTTTTTAATTATGACCTCAAAAATTATGATAAATCTCTCAGGTGTTATGGACGGGCACTTGAAATATTCAACTGTTGTGAACCTTACAATGTTGACGCCGAAAGTTGGTGTTTGCTGGGTCTGAGCACTGTATACCGTGCCAAAAGTGATACTACCCAAACCTGGTATTACCTACACAAAGCTGAGCAAGTAAGTACCTTATATAACCAGTGGATGCAAATTGCTCAGGTACATTATGAGATGGGACACTTATTGTTTGAAGAAAGTAAGTTTGAAGAAGCAGAAGACGCATTTTGTGAAAGTTATCAAATAAGAGAAAAATACCAGTTTAAACCAGCAATGGTGAGTTGCTTAATGGCCATTTCTGACGTGAAAGTACAGCAAAATCAGCCTTACGAAGCAATGGATTGCCTGCAAAAGGCACTAGAGATTGCAACTGAGACCAACACCCGCGCCAAGTTATACAAATGTCATAAAAAAATTGCAGAGCTTTACAAATCACAACAAAACTACAAGGAGGCTTATTATCACATCGAACTTTTTTACCAAATACATTCAGAAATAGCTGGAGGAGAAACCAGTAGTAACCTGAATATGTTAGAGGCCAAGTTTACGTCGGAAAAAGTGGCACGAGAAAAAGAAATTCACCGCCTGAAACACGTGGAACTAAAGCACGCACACGATGCTATTTCTAAAAAGAACAAAGAGATACTCGCCAGCATCAATTACGCCCAACGCATCCAACAAGCAATATTGCCCCCATTAGACAATATTCGTCAAAGACTCCCTCAATCTTTTATATTGTTTCAACCCCGCGATATAGTAAGCGGTGATTTTTATTGGTTTAAGGAAACTGAAGACAAAATTTTTATTGCAGCTATAGACTGTACCGGACACGGGGTGCCAGGGGCATTTATGAGCATGATTGGCAATGAGCTATTGCATAAAATCATCAGCGATTATCATATTACTCAGGTAGACCAAGTGTTGGATGCAATGAATGTAAATATAAGAAAGGCACTTAAACAAAAAGATACGCACAACACCGATGGTATGGAAATGGGGCTGGTGGCGATTCATAAACAAAGCCACACAATGGAGTTTGCCGGAGCACGCAGCCCTTTGGTTTATATACAACACAACGAATTGTTTCAGATCAAGGGTGATAATATGCCTATTGGGGGAATCAAACTAAAGCGTAAAAAACATTTTACCCGGCACTTGATCAACCTGGAGCATCTCACCACTTTTTATTTGTTTTCGGATGGTTATCAA